A DNA window from Maribellus comscasis contains the following coding sequences:
- a CDS encoding PKD domain-containing protein — METKKIFLWEVLVVSAVLFFACDKEEEIVTAAFTANSTEIETGETVSFSNESINAGYYQWDFGDGVYSFDEEPEHEYTSAGTYSVKLVAIGNDGSDSASVSINVEAGYDITIMEGEGIENIDIYDTWAEIQSVYSSTDTVHYIYDDYLEDYGFYYYIIYFYNEGIEFDFLTESSTLSNSDPVYYIWVLEPFEGATQKGISIGSDMDNVVALYGEPESTDEDSDYTAYWYDTQGIDFYSYGSGEVDVICVYEAYETSSLTEKSGNIGDRIRKSGYLFVREK; from the coding sequence ATGGAAACAAAAAAAATATTTCTCTGGGAAGTCCTGGTGGTCTCGGCTGTTTTGTTTTTTGCGTGCGATAAAGAGGAGGAGATTGTTACCGCTGCATTTACAGCCAATAGCACCGAGATTGAAACAGGCGAAACGGTAAGTTTTAGTAATGAATCTATAAATGCCGGTTACTATCAATGGGATTTTGGTGATGGTGTTTATTCGTTTGACGAAGAGCCGGAACATGAATATACAAGCGCAGGAACTTATTCTGTTAAGCTCGTAGCGATTGGGAACGATGGTTCGGATTCTGCTTCGGTTTCAATAAATGTAGAAGCCGGTTACGATATTACTATAATGGAAGGAGAAGGGATTGAAAATATAGATATTTATGATACATGGGCAGAAATACAGTCCGTTTATTCCTCAACCGATACTGTACATTACATCTATGACGATTATCTTGAGGATTACGGTTTTTATTATTATATCATTTATTTTTATAACGAAGGAATTGAATTTGATTTTTTAACGGAAAGTTCAACCTTGAGTAACTCCGACCCGGTTTATTATATTTGGGTATTGGAACCTTTTGAAGGCGCAACTCAAAAAGGCATTTCTATTGGCAGTGACATGGATAATGTTGTTGCGCTTTACGGAGAACCTGAGTCAACCGATGAGGACAGCGACTATACTGCCTATTGGTATGATACACAGGGAATAGATTTTTATAGTTATGGTAGTGGCGAAGTGGATGTGATTTGTGTGTATGAAGCATATGAAACCTCGTCATTGACTGAAAAGAGCGGAAATATAGGAGATAGAATCAGGAAATCAGGGTACCTTTTTGTTCGAGAGAAATAG
- a CDS encoding dipeptidase, with translation MEYINNYIEENKDRFLEELFGLIRIPSVSSIKSHKPDMYKAAEYWKEMLLKSGADKAEVFDTPGNPVTYGEKMIDTALPTVLVYGHMDVMPVDPIEKWDSNPFEPEIRGGKIYARGADDDKGQSMMHAKAFELMVKTNTLPCNIKFMIEGEEEVGSPNLGKWCEENKEMLAADVILVSDTTMLAPDTPSITTGLRGLAYWQVEVTGPNRDLHSGMFGGAVANPINVLCSMIDKMVDKKGKVTIPGFYDDVLEVSSEERELLGRAPFDAEKYKKAIDVKELAGEEGFSTTEHTGIRPTFDVCGIWGGYTGEGAKTVLPSKAYAKISSRLVPNQDHLKIAELFKNHFENIAPKSVKVEVTSLHGGQGYVCPIDIPAYQAAEKAYTDVYGKRPVPVRSGGSIPIISTFEEVLGIKSVLMGFGLESDAIHSPNENYPLEQFLTGIKTIPLFYKYFVEMNKVQ, from the coding sequence ATGGAATATATCAACAATTATATTGAAGAAAATAAAGATCGTTTTTTGGAAGAGTTGTTTGGATTAATCCGGATCCCCTCTGTCAGTTCAATCAAAAGCCATAAACCCGACATGTACAAAGCAGCGGAATACTGGAAGGAAATGCTTTTAAAATCAGGAGCTGACAAAGCGGAAGTTTTTGATACTCCCGGAAATCCGGTTACTTATGGCGAAAAAATGATTGACACCGCTTTACCCACAGTTTTGGTTTACGGACACATGGATGTAATGCCTGTTGACCCAATTGAAAAATGGGATTCCAACCCTTTTGAACCGGAAATTCGCGGCGGCAAAATATACGCACGTGGAGCCGATGACGATAAGGGACAAAGTATGATGCATGCCAAAGCATTTGAGCTGATGGTAAAAACCAACACGCTCCCCTGTAACATAAAATTTATGATTGAAGGCGAAGAAGAAGTTGGTTCGCCAAATCTGGGAAAATGGTGTGAAGAAAATAAAGAAATGCTTGCTGCCGATGTAATTTTGGTGTCGGATACAACAATGCTTGCTCCCGACACTCCTTCGATAACAACAGGTTTGCGGGGCCTGGCCTATTGGCAGGTTGAAGTTACCGGCCCGAACAGAGATTTACACTCCGGAATGTTTGGTGGTGCCGTTGCTAACCCAATCAATGTTCTTTGTTCAATGATTGATAAAATGGTAGATAAAAAAGGGAAAGTTACTATCCCCGGTTTTTACGACGATGTTCTGGAAGTTTCCTCAGAAGAACGAGAACTGCTGGGACGTGCTCCTTTTGATGCAGAAAAATATAAAAAGGCAATTGATGTAAAAGAGCTGGCCGGAGAGGAAGGATTTTCCACAACTGAACATACCGGAATTCGTCCTACTTTTGATGTTTGCGGGATTTGGGGTGGTTATACCGGTGAAGGGGCAAAAACTGTTTTGCCTTCAAAAGCATATGCAAAAATTTCGTCGCGTTTGGTACCCAATCAGGACCACCTGAAAATTGCTGAACTTTTTAAAAACCACTTTGAGAATATAGCACCAAAATCGGTAAAAGTAGAAGTTACATCACTTCACGGCGGACAGGGCTATGTTTGTCCCATTGATATTCCGGCGTACCAGGCAGCCGAAAAAGCTTATACCGATGTTTACGGAAAACGACCGGTGCCGGTTCGTTCGGGTGGAAGTATTCCCATTATTTCAACTTTTGAAGAAGTACTGGGCATAAAATCGGTGCTGATGGGCTTTGGACTTGAGTCGGATGCGATCCACTCTCCCAACGAAAATTATCCGCTGGAACAATTTCTCACCGGCATCAAAACCATTCCGCTGTTCTACAAATATTTTGTGGAAATGAATAAAGTGCAATAA
- a CDS encoding PEP/pyruvate-binding domain-containing protein: MNAVLRILALCTSLAMLLPLQAFAQYSYWGRTSDLATERPVADVSIFHKRLAIEITSDKNGAFTWNFNNPENESRFQIVFNMFFSPPEENVSLQLFTVDGKQILQTGKLGQGGTYLLPHLKTGIYILQVVSEHQAETLKLYSNGIEMTLLQNLNTHKNSTIRDTVVFSKEGYYSAEIIVPSTDTIIHAKLLAKSENDVNYLNGLPDYNAFNLLQSSPFITNQGDVQSVKFIYSEKENLIYYMNSKRYEIHYFFAEQFLGYKKGHYHFNMTQYSNSGQRYLYPGEINYYKSLNKYVIRFYAGDEMGCNKIQEIFEKIYSSTYLAGKLFLYPNNSKWEECSSVPIITSDELFEGQNYQALNLAEGYGYLRKVKLNELNETYLGKHDIIILNGIPNDVSVVSGIITTEFQTPLSHINILSHNRGTPNMALRDGWTNPKLDSLAGQLIYLNVLADSFVVRKASLEEATSFWHQNEPQATTVLAKDETTSGLVNLTEVNHSAVNLVGGKAANFAELLKLSNPKIPTPENPFAIPFYYYSRHIKSNQLQTFVEELLADQTFKTDQEYRKTKLEELRNKIIDAPIDPTLVNMVSEKIENFRDFDAYRFRSSTNAEDLEFFSGAGLYDSYSAKKDHDTKSIENAIKKVWAGLWNFRAFEEREYYKIDHLSAAMGILVHRSFPDEDANGVLITKNLYNINPGFIVNAQFKEYSIVFPEPGVLHDQVILYTYSLSESDNFTIEYLSHSNIEEFKGQNVLTDSELYQLGRYCMHIKEHYFYEVPHSCNCLFDKFGLDIEFKIDSPNGKRKLYIKQVRLYQ, encoded by the coding sequence ATGAATGCTGTACTTCGGATTTTGGCCCTTTGTACCTCTCTTGCAATGCTGCTTCCCTTGCAAGCATTTGCTCAATATTCGTATTGGGGACGAACCAGTGATTTGGCAACAGAAAGGCCAGTTGCTGATGTTTCCATATTTCATAAACGCCTGGCGATTGAAATCACCTCCGACAAGAACGGTGCCTTTACCTGGAATTTTAATAACCCGGAAAATGAATCAAGATTTCAAATTGTATTTAACATGTTTTTTTCACCACCTGAAGAAAATGTATCGTTGCAACTGTTTACCGTTGATGGAAAACAAATCTTACAAACCGGGAAACTGGGCCAGGGTGGAACTTATCTTTTGCCCCATCTGAAAACGGGGATTTATATTTTACAGGTGGTTTCTGAACACCAGGCAGAGACGCTAAAACTTTATTCAAACGGCATAGAAATGACACTCCTTCAGAATCTAAATACTCATAAAAATTCGACAATCCGGGATACCGTTGTTTTTTCAAAAGAAGGCTATTACAGTGCTGAAATTATTGTACCCTCCACCGACACAATCATACACGCAAAATTACTGGCAAAATCAGAAAATGATGTAAATTATTTAAACGGGCTTCCCGATTATAATGCCTTTAATCTTTTGCAAAGCAGCCCTTTTATCACCAATCAGGGAGACGTACAATCGGTAAAATTTATATACAGCGAAAAGGAAAACCTTATTTATTATATGAACAGCAAACGTTATGAGATTCATTACTTTTTTGCTGAACAATTCCTTGGATATAAAAAAGGACACTACCATTTTAATATGACGCAATACTCCAACTCCGGTCAAAGATATCTTTATCCGGGTGAGATTAACTATTATAAATCATTAAATAAATATGTCATCCGGTTTTATGCCGGCGACGAAATGGGCTGCAATAAAATACAGGAGATTTTTGAGAAAATATATTCCTCCACGTATCTGGCCGGAAAACTTTTTTTATACCCAAACAACTCAAAGTGGGAAGAATGCAGCAGTGTCCCCATTATTACATCCGACGAATTATTTGAAGGACAAAATTATCAGGCACTGAACCTTGCTGAAGGTTATGGCTATTTACGAAAGGTTAAGCTGAATGAACTCAATGAAACCTACCTGGGCAAACACGATATTATTATTCTGAACGGTATTCCAAACGATGTTTCTGTGGTTTCGGGAATAATTACGACCGAATTTCAAACGCCGCTCAGCCATATTAATATCTTAAGCCACAACCGCGGTACTCCCAATATGGCTTTGCGCGATGGCTGGACAAATCCAAAGCTCGACTCGCTGGCCGGGCAGTTAATTTACCTCAATGTGCTCGCCGATTCATTTGTTGTAAGAAAAGCAAGCCTGGAAGAAGCCACTTCATTCTGGCATCAAAACGAACCACAGGCAACGACAGTACTGGCAAAAGACGAAACAACATCAGGCCTTGTTAATCTGACAGAAGTTAACCACTCCGCTGTAAATTTAGTTGGCGGTAAAGCAGCCAATTTTGCCGAACTTCTGAAATTGAGCAATCCAAAGATTCCCACTCCGGAAAATCCTTTTGCCATTCCGTTTTATTACTATTCCCGGCATATAAAAAGTAATCAGTTACAAACATTTGTCGAAGAGCTTTTGGCTGATCAAACATTTAAAACCGACCAGGAATACCGAAAAACAAAACTCGAAGAATTAAGAAATAAAATTATTGATGCACCAATAGACCCGACTTTAGTTAATATGGTAAGCGAAAAAATCGAAAATTTTAGGGATTTTGATGCCTATCGTTTCCGCTCCTCAACCAATGCCGAGGATCTGGAATTTTTCTCTGGTGCAGGTTTGTACGATTCCTATTCAGCAAAAAAAGATCACGATACCAAATCCATTGAAAATGCCATTAAAAAAGTTTGGGCCGGTTTATGGAATTTCAGGGCTTTTGAAGAACGCGAGTACTATAAAATCGACCACCTTTCAGCAGCAATGGGAATATTAGTACACCGCTCCTTTCCCGACGAAGATGCCAACGGCGTGCTTATTACCAAAAACCTTTACAATATAAATCCGGGGTTTATTGTGAACGCCCAGTTTAAAGAATACAGTATCGTTTTTCCCGAGCCCGGAGTTTTGCACGATCAGGTCATTTTATATACCTACTCTCTCAGCGAGTCAGACAATTTCACTATTGAATATCTTTCACATTCCAATATTGAAGAGTTTAAAGGCCAAAATGTGTTAACAGATTCCGAACTGTACCAGCTTGGAAGATACTGTATGCATATCAAAGAACATTATTTCTATGAAGTACCACACTCGTGCAATTGCCTTTTTGATAAATTTGGATTGGACATTGAATTTAAAATCGATTCTCCAAATGGGAAAAGAAAATTATACATTAAACAGGTTCGTTTATACCAGTAA
- a CDS encoding tetratricopeptide repeat protein — protein sequence MKELNFKPFMLVAVAAVLLSGCAGLQKMKKNADQIQFKVTPEILEAHAGDVDVAIDGRFPAKYFNKKATLVATPVLKYDGGETKYEPVTVQGEKVEANNKVISYTTGGSFSYKDAVEYVDDMNKSELYVYMTASKGAKTLDFEPIKIADGVIATSELVMNYPKPILGVQREENTSGKYDPNIDAFQRIVPDEMVADIHYLINRSNLRREETEGSDVKALEDYTKNANEQERIDLKGVEVSAYASPDGEIDFNTDLAADRKNTSSAFLAKKLKEAGVDIELKTKYTPEDWDGFKELMEKSNIQDKELILRVLSMYNDPEVREREIRNLSEAFTDVADEILPQLRRAKLATSVDLIGKTDEELMAAAKSNPSSLNPAELLYAATLFEDLNEQLSIYNSFIKVYPNDWRGPNNAGYVLVKQMKYEDAKPMFEKAERLKNNEPVVKNNLGAIALYEEKVDEAETLFGAASGAGDEVNYNQGIVSVKNANYDQAVRYFSKYEDVNTALAKILAGDNNGALKDLEAFDNPNCFMKEYLKAIIGARTAKENLLLESLQKAVEINPDLKDKAKNDIEFAKYFDNPKFQAIVG from the coding sequence ATGAAAGAACTCAACTTTAAACCTTTTATGCTTGTAGCAGTGGCAGCAGTGCTACTTTCGGGATGTGCAGGGTTACAAAAAATGAAAAAAAATGCTGATCAGATTCAATTCAAAGTAACCCCGGAAATTCTCGAAGCCCACGCCGGTGATGTGGATGTTGCTATCGATGGTCGATTCCCAGCAAAATATTTTAATAAAAAGGCCACTTTGGTTGCTACTCCGGTTCTGAAATATGACGGAGGCGAAACCAAGTATGAACCGGTTACTGTTCAGGGAGAAAAAGTGGAAGCGAATAACAAAGTTATCAGTTATACAACTGGTGGAAGCTTTAGCTACAAAGATGCCGTTGAATATGTTGACGACATGAACAAATCTGAACTCTACGTTTATATGACTGCTTCAAAAGGGGCTAAAACATTGGATTTTGAACCAATCAAAATTGCGGATGGTGTGATTGCTACCAGCGAATTGGTTATGAATTATCCAAAACCGATTTTGGGTGTACAGCGTGAAGAAAATACTTCAGGCAAATATGATCCAAATATCGATGCGTTCCAAAGAATTGTTCCAGACGAAATGGTTGCTGATATTCACTATCTCATCAACCGTTCAAATCTTCGCAGAGAAGAAACAGAAGGCAGCGACGTGAAAGCGCTGGAAGATTATACCAAAAATGCAAATGAACAAGAACGTATCGACCTTAAAGGTGTTGAGGTTTCAGCTTACGCTTCTCCCGATGGTGAAATTGATTTCAATACAGATTTAGCTGCTGACAGAAAAAACACTTCTTCTGCATTCCTTGCCAAAAAACTAAAAGAAGCTGGAGTTGATATCGAATTAAAAACCAAATATACTCCGGAAGACTGGGATGGTTTTAAAGAGTTGATGGAAAAATCAAATATTCAGGATAAAGAATTGATTTTACGCGTTCTTTCCATGTACAATGATCCTGAAGTTCGCGAACGTGAAATCAGAAATCTTTCTGAAGCATTTACTGATGTAGCTGACGAAATTTTACCACAATTGCGTAGAGCAAAACTGGCTACCAGCGTTGATTTGATTGGAAAAACGGATGAAGAACTGATGGCTGCGGCTAAATCAAATCCTTCTTCTTTAAATCCGGCAGAATTGTTGTATGCGGCAACTTTATTTGAAGATTTGAACGAACAACTTTCAATATATAATTCATTTATTAAAGTTTATCCAAACGACTGGAGAGGACCAAACAACGCAGGTTATGTTTTGGTAAAACAAATGAAATACGAAGATGCAAAACCAATGTTTGAAAAAGCAGAACGTTTGAAAAACAATGAACCGGTTGTTAAAAATAACCTTGGCGCAATTGCTCTTTATGAAGAAAAAGTTGATGAAGCTGAAACATTGTTTGGAGCTGCTTCAGGCGCAGGCGATGAAGTAAATTACAACCAGGGAATTGTTAGCGTTAAAAATGCAAATTACGATCAGGCTGTAAGATATTTCAGCAAATATGAAGACGTTAACACTGCATTGGCAAAAATATTAGCCGGTGATAACAATGGTGCATTAAAAGACTTGGAAGCTTTTGATAATCCAAACTGTTTTATGAAAGAATACCTGAAAGCAATTATCGGAGCACGCACTGCAAAAGAAAACCTGCTTCTTGAAAGCCTTCAAAAAGCGGTTGAAATCAATCCTGACCTGAAAGACAAAGCCAAAAACGATATCGAATTTGCAAAATATTTCGACAATCCAAAATTCCAGGCAATTGTAGGATAA
- a CDS encoding deoxynucleoside kinase, whose protein sequence is MQFLVIEGNIGAGKTTLAKMLAEESNAKLILEQFADNPFLPKFYQNQERYSFPLELSFLADRYNQIKKEVLNLDLFHSMLISDYYFSKTSIFAQNTLKDDEYRLFRQIYDIVSESMPKPDLYVYLHTNIENLLQNIEIRGRDYEKYIQRDYLEKIKQGYFNFFKQVQNFPVLIIDTNNLDFVKNHEHYIQLKEAIFDNQYKKGLNRLIL, encoded by the coding sequence ATGCAATTTTTAGTTATTGAAGGAAATATAGGAGCAGGAAAAACAACGCTGGCAAAAATGCTGGCAGAAGAATCAAATGCCAAACTAATTCTGGAACAGTTTGCCGATAATCCGTTTTTACCAAAATTTTACCAAAATCAGGAAAGATATTCCTTCCCGCTTGAACTTTCATTTTTAGCCGACCGTTACAATCAAATAAAAAAAGAAGTCCTCAATCTCGATCTTTTCCATTCAATGCTGATTTCAGATTACTATTTCTCGAAAACTTCAATATTTGCGCAAAACACTCTAAAAGATGACGAATACAGATTATTTCGGCAAATTTACGACATCGTATCAGAATCGATGCCCAAACCCGACCTGTATGTTTATCTTCACACCAATATTGAAAACCTGCTACAAAACATTGAAATCAGAGGACGAGATTATGAAAAATATATCCAACGCGATTATCTTGAAAAAATTAAACAGGGATATTTCAATTTTTTTAAACAAGTTCAAAACTTCCCCGTTTTAATCATCGATACAAATAATTTGGATTTTGTAAAAAATCACGAACATTATATTCAGTTGAAAGAGGCAATTTTCGATAACCAGTATAAAAAAGGGCTAAACCGATTAATATTGTGA
- a CDS encoding SoxR reducing system RseC family protein — MESWATKTIAEIDKNLEGIRDKEIRFYRVEELKRNIKRVGEFSSSCPYCQKEKLNITEVTKKINEAIKVPGKSRREYDRLISRISSHMHKQHGFIAPYYYTYLFSFFGMVAGLLTGYILQKFIPAQNWEMLILGFVVGLLPGYFIGFFKDKKIRSNKKLM; from the coding sequence ATGGAAAGCTGGGCAACAAAAACGATTGCGGAGATTGACAAAAATCTTGAAGGAATCAGGGACAAGGAAATCCGTTTTTACAGGGTTGAAGAACTCAAACGAAACATAAAAAGAGTGGGAGAATTCTCCTCAAGTTGCCCTTATTGCCAAAAAGAAAAACTAAATATTACCGAGGTAACAAAGAAAATAAATGAGGCTATAAAAGTACCCGGAAAAAGCCGGCGCGAATACGATCGGTTGATCAGTCGTATTTCGAGCCACATGCACAAACAACACGGCTTTATTGCACCTTATTATTACACCTACCTGTTTTCTTTTTTTGGGATGGTTGCCGGCCTCCTGACAGGTTATATTTTACAAAAATTTATACCCGCCCAAAACTGGGAAATGCTCATACTTGGTTTTGTAGTGGGTTTACTTCCAGGGTACTTTATTGGTTTTTTTAAAGACAAAAAAATCCGTTCAAACAAAAAACTGATGTAA
- a CDS encoding polyribonucleotide nucleotidyltransferase: MVNATVKTIELADGRTITIETGKLAKQADGSVVVKMGETMLLATVVSAKEAKEDVDFMPVSVDYREKFSAAGRFPGGFLKREGRPSDDEILVARLVDRALRPLFPDDYHAETAVMISLISANKEEMPDALAGLAASAAIAVSDVPFETPISEVRVARVNGEFIVNPTRSQMEEADLEIMVGASFDNIMMVEGEMQEVSEEVMLEAIKTAHNEIKKQCKVQEELAAELGVVKREYSHENNDEELREKVKAETYDACYEVAKKQIANKSERLEAFEAICDEFIEAYTEANAENEEIDLEQHIGLIKRYYHDVEKEAMRRMILDDGIRLDGRATNEIRPIWGEIDYLPGAHGSAIFTRGETQSLTSVTLGTKMDVKKIDNVTFQGNESFLLHYNFPPFCVGDPKTPRGTSRREIGHGNLALRGLKNMIPEDLPYVVRVVSDILESNGSSSMATVCAGTMGLMDAGVKMKKPVSGIAMGLITDKGSDKYAVLSDILGDEDHLGDMDFKVTGTTNGITATQMDIKVDGLPYEVLAQALQQAKEGRLHILGKMLEVIPEPRAEYKPNVPRIETIQIPKDMIGAVIGPGGKIIQAIQEETDTVIVIEENDEVGLVEISGAGLEPIEAAKARIKAITAIPEVGEVYTGKVKSVVSFGAFIEILPGKEALLHVSEMDWNRVESAEKFTKEGEMMEVKLIGVDEKTGKLKLSRKALLPKPEGYVERPPRGDRPPRRDNRNDDRRGGDRRNDRRGGDRRDFRPRRDND, translated from the coding sequence ATGGTAAACGCAACAGTTAAAACAATTGAACTCGCCGACGGCAGAACGATTACCATTGAAACCGGTAAGCTTGCCAAACAGGCCGATGGTTCAGTTGTAGTAAAAATGGGTGAAACCATGTTGCTGGCCACAGTAGTGTCAGCAAAAGAAGCAAAAGAAGATGTAGACTTTATGCCGGTATCGGTTGATTACCGCGAAAAATTCTCGGCTGCAGGCCGATTCCCCGGCGGATTTCTAAAACGGGAAGGAAGACCAAGCGACGACGAAATTCTTGTTGCACGTTTGGTTGACCGGGCATTACGTCCGCTTTTCCCCGATGACTATCATGCAGAAACTGCGGTGATGATTTCGTTGATTTCTGCAAACAAAGAAGAAATGCCGGATGCCCTGGCAGGATTAGCAGCCTCTGCTGCAATTGCAGTTTCCGACGTTCCTTTTGAAACCCCCATCTCTGAAGTTCGTGTAGCAAGAGTTAATGGGGAATTTATTGTAAACCCAACACGCTCACAAATGGAAGAAGCCGATCTGGAAATCATGGTTGGTGCTTCATTTGACAACATTATGATGGTGGAAGGGGAAATGCAGGAGGTTTCAGAAGAAGTGATGCTTGAAGCCATAAAAACGGCGCACAATGAAATAAAAAAACAGTGTAAAGTACAAGAAGAACTGGCAGCCGAACTCGGTGTAGTAAAACGTGAATACAGCCACGAGAACAACGATGAGGAACTTCGTGAAAAAGTAAAAGCAGAAACATACGATGCCTGCTATGAAGTTGCAAAGAAACAAATCGCAAACAAAAGTGAACGCCTGGAGGCCTTTGAAGCAATATGTGATGAATTTATTGAAGCTTACACCGAAGCAAATGCAGAAAACGAAGAAATAGATCTGGAACAACATATTGGTTTAATAAAAAGATATTACCATGATGTTGAAAAAGAAGCTATGCGCAGAATGATTCTCGACGACGGTATTCGTTTGGACGGAAGAGCAACAAATGAAATTCGCCCAATTTGGGGTGAAATCGATTATTTACCTGGAGCACATGGCTCTGCTATTTTTACCCGTGGAGAAACTCAGTCTTTAACTTCGGTTACATTGGGTACAAAAATGGACGTCAAAAAAATTGACAATGTAACTTTTCAGGGCAACGAAAGCTTTTTATTACATTATAATTTCCCTCCGTTTTGTGTCGGAGACCCCAAAACACCGCGTGGAACAAGCAGACGCGAAATTGGACACGGAAACCTTGCTTTGCGGGGATTGAAGAATATGATCCCTGAAGATCTTCCTTATGTTGTCCGGGTTGTTTCCGACATCCTTGAGTCCAACGGTTCATCATCGATGGCAACGGTTTGTGCAGGAACAATGGGATTGATGGATGCCGGTGTGAAAATGAAAAAACCGGTTTCGGGAATTGCAATGGGGCTGATTACCGATAAAGGTTCTGATAAATACGCAGTTCTCTCCGACATTCTTGGAGACGAAGACCATTTGGGAGACATGGATTTTAAAGTAACCGGAACAACGAACGGGATTACGGCCACACAGATGGATATTAAAGTTGACGGACTGCCTTACGAAGTTTTGGCGCAGGCCTTGCAGCAGGCAAAAGAAGGCCGTTTGCATATTTTAGGAAAAATGCTGGAAGTAATTCCCGAACCCCGTGCCGAATATAAACCAAATGTTCCGCGTATCGAAACCATTCAGATACCAAAAGATATGATTGGTGCTGTCATCGGACCGGGAGGAAAAATTATTCAGGCTATCCAGGAAGAAACCGACACTGTAATCGTTATTGAAGAAAATGACGAAGTTGGGTTGGTTGAAATTTCAGGTGCAGGCCTCGAACCAATTGAAGCGGCAAAAGCACGCATAAAAGCCATAACAGCAATCCCCGAAGTTGGCGAGGTTTATACCGGAAAAGTAAAATCGGTAGTTTCTTTTGGAGCATTTATCGAAATACTTCCCGGAAAAGAAGCGCTGTTGCACGTTTCAGAAATGGACTGGAACAGGGTTGAGTCGGCAGAAAAATTTACCAAAGAAGGTGAAATGATGGAAGTTAAACTTATTGGTGTAGATGAAAAAACCGGCAAGCTAAAACTTTCAAGAAAAGCCCTTCTTCCAAAACCGGAAGGATATGTTGAGCGTCCTCCAAGAGGAGATCGTCCACCCCGCAGGGACAACCGTAATGACGACCGCAGAGGAGGCGACCGCCGGAACGATCGCCGTGGCGGCGACCGAAGGGATTTTCGCCCGCGTCGCGATAATGACTAA
- the rpsO gene encoding 30S ribosomal protein S15, giving the protein MYLTSEKKTELFTKYGKNEKDTGSTEGQIALFTFRINHLTEHLKQNKKDHSTRRALIKLVGKRRSLLDYLKSKDIERYRSLIKELNLRK; this is encoded by the coding sequence ATGTATTTAACATCAGAGAAAAAAACAGAGCTTTTTACCAAATATGGTAAAAATGAAAAAGACACAGGCAGTACTGAAGGCCAGATTGCATTGTTCACTTTCAGGATTAACCACCTGACGGAACATTTGAAACAAAACAAAAAGGACCACAGCACACGACGTGCTTTGATTAAATTGGTTGGGAAACGACGCAGTTTGCTTGACTACCTGAAAAGTAAAGATATTGAACGTTATCGTTCGCTGATTAAAGAATTGAACTTACGTAAGTAA